From the genome of Blautia hydrogenotrophica DSM 10507:
TTTTATTTAAAAGAACAATCGCCTGTTTTCCTTCCATCATTTCTATAATTTTCTCATCATTTTCATCCAATGGAACAGAAGAATCCACAACATACAGGATTAAGTCCGCTTCTTTCCCCATTTCCTTTGCTTTATCCACACCGATCTGTTCAACCAAATCCTCTGTATCCCGAATCCCGGCTGTGTCAATAATTTTCAATGAAATACCTGACAGAGTAATACATTCTTCCAGTACATCCCTAGTAGTACCCGCAATGTCTGTCACAATCGCTTTATTTTCCCCTATTAAAAGGTTGAGAAGAGAGGATTTTCCGGCATTTGGCTTTCCGAGAATGACTGTCTGAATTCCCTCTCTTATCATTTTGCCTTCTCTTACAGTACTCAAAAGCCGGTATATTTTTTCTTTTTCCTGAGTCGTCGTCATTTTCAGTTCCTCCCCATATCCATCTATACTGATATGTTCCGGATCGTCCAAAGCCGATTCTATATAGGCGATGTGATAAATCAGAGAAGACCTGATCTTCTCGATTTCCCTTTTCACAGAACCTTTAAGCTGACTCATAGAACTTTTCAGAGCAAACTCATTCTTAGAATTTATCACATCTATAACAGCCTCCGCCTGTGACAAATCCAGTTTTCCGTTCAAAAAAGCTCGTTTCGTAAATTCTCCGGGCTCTGCTGTTTTCGCTCCGTGCTTCAAAACCGTATCCAAGACTCTTCTCATTGCGCAGACTCCGCCATGACAATCAATTTCTACGGTATCTTCCCCTGTGTACGTCCTTGGAGCTCTCATGACCATCACTAATACCTCATCGATCATTTCCTCTTCATCATAGATATAACCATAATGAATGGTATGGGATGGCACTTGGTCTAACTGCTTTTTTCCGTTTTTCGATCGATATATCTTTTTTATCACATCCACCGAATGCTCACCGCTAATTCTAACAATTCCTATCCCTGAAGCACTCATAGCTGTGGATATCGCTGCAATCGTTGTATTCATAACCGATACCTCCCCAATATTTTATACCTTAGTATAATAAGTTTTTCTTATATAGGAAAGGACTTTCATGCATTAGCATGACAATGCCTTTCCTATTACATAAAAAAATGTTATTCTAGGTTCGCACACGTACAAGTCGTGTTATTCACGCTTTCACCTAGAATAACATTTTTCTGTTCATTCATACAACTTTAAAGTTTTTCAAATACTGATATTCTTTAGATTATCTTTCCCTTTTGAGTTTTACGACTACATGACGGTAGGGCTCCTCTCCCTCACTTGTCGTCTCCACATAGCGATTTCCCTGAAGCGCTGAATGGATAATTCTTCTCTCATAAGGATTCATTGGCTCTAATACCACGGCTTTTCT
Proteins encoded in this window:
- the mnmE gene encoding tRNA uridine-5-carboxymethylaminomethyl(34) synthesis GTPase MnmE, which translates into the protein MNTTIAAISTAMSASGIGIVRISGEHSVDVIKKIYRSKNGKKQLDQVPSHTIHYGYIYDEEEMIDEVLVMVMRAPRTYTGEDTVEIDCHGGVCAMRRVLDTVLKHGAKTAEPGEFTKRAFLNGKLDLSQAEAVIDVINSKNEFALKSSMSQLKGSVKREIEKIRSSLIYHIAYIESALDDPEHISIDGYGEELKMTTTQEKEKIYRLLSTVREGKMIREGIQTVILGKPNAGKSSLLNLLIGENKAIVTDIAGTTRDVLEECITLSGISLKIIDTAGIRDTEDLVEQIGVDKAKEMGKEADLILYVVDSSVPLDENDEKIIEMMEGKQAIVLLNKTDLESVVEEEELKVKTGHFVLPISAKEETGIQDLVEKIKEMFFDGNITFNDEVYITNVRQKEALEEAYHSLELVEQSISMGMPEDFFSIDLMNAYEALGRILGESVGEDLVNEIFSKFCTGK